A stretch of Labrus mixtus chromosome 7, fLabMix1.1, whole genome shotgun sequence DNA encodes these proteins:
- the emp3a gene encoding epithelial membrane protein 3 produces MVCLLISITVLHLVTLAMLLTATLEKWWVWEDSKISDLWYNCFHDNATDTWLCAATDESDWLQSVQALMILSVVFSSISFLVFVGQLITISKGGLFYFTGLCQAFAGLTVFAACLIFTFHRKEILGDTRDLSKGRFGYCFILAWLCVPILFISAMLYAHLRKRQ; encoded by the exons ATGGTGTGTCTACTCATATCCATAACTGTACTGCATTTGGTCACTCTGGCCATGCTCCTCACTGCCACCCTGGAAAAG TGGTGGGTATGGGAAGATTCTAAAATCTCAGACCTCTGGTATAACTGCTTCCATGACAACGCCACAGACACCTGGTTGTGTGCTGCTACAGATGAAAGCG ACTGGCTGCAATCTGTCCAGGCCCTGATGATCCTCTCTGTTGTCTTCTCCTCAATCTCCTTCCTGGTTTTTGTTGGTCAGCTGATCACCATCTCCAAAGGAGGACTCTTCTACTTCACAGGCCTCTGTCAGGCCTTTGCAG GTCTCACAGTCTTTGCTGCCTGCCTCATCTTCACCTTCCACAGGAAGGAAATCTTAGGTGACACTAGAGACCTGAGCAAAGGACGCTTTGGATACTGCTTCATCCTGGCATGGCTGTGTGTCCCAATCCTCTTTATCAGTGCAATGCTGTACGCCCACCTGCGCAAGAGGCAAtga
- the si:dkey-264d12.5 gene encoding golgin subfamily B member 1 isoform X2, translated as MDQPEEELQQISIWLSEEGITPVSPKEVQLCVLWRALQHTKCHLSGVTWDLDKQRSQHSAELTEVRKSLEQIRIFTEHKDVLAQEIQDENDQLKDQLRRLISLQDAQISEVAKMLYQQGLTELIHSSPSEQVAYLLVERASLLETSEVPDHLKGHGGTEGTKDQAEQQSTNTHQAEARCLASQTSSVQRECSRLERDLEEGSRRLAMAHNEIRRLTDELESAHLTLRAYEPELQAAQQEVEQLRQEVENLKKYEMVELRKTKELNDRLDLEIRALRGRVRTLDAEKNTLQQKSQAAERAPLKHSCRSLQEEADAQTRRLMEKEETVISLQRGVEQLESALQEHQQQAEQKLLTVQAQAIQANKLAQSQATDLIQSNEICKDLQNKLSAQSRCLLEKESEIQTLKQQLDDSHKEMDNIIAAISTEEKHLQDNRLMKQEVANIHHDENPHTRLEDSFSTKDKGRQRLILLLQNKENTKHKDFPGFQEAVKTLVATQDECERLRKEICETLKCLDKERRKYHEMKEKQKTKLLQAKQKLDEETAWRDERISNLGRELSLCSHSLAKEKELIINITVENDKLLVERRRLLQQLNEEEHNKKDCHLKASLSKCRVDFLEMENKKLGNKILHMSNQLIALERSLQILKSPRLTEELKKRCNSMHVIKSLHLETSRVMTPEPSEVQGLFENTQSKQPDRTSSPRCVLSGPLSRSSEMGYLNLTSTQSLSEHLIPSASLSSSDSTCS; from the exons ATGGATCAACCAGAG GAGGAGCTACAACAGATCTCCATATGGCTTAGTGAGGAGGGAATCACTCCTGTCTCCCCTAAGGAGGttcagctgtgtgtgctgtggcGTGCCCTCCAACACACAAAATGCCATCTGAGCGGTGTGACATGGGATCTGGACAAGCAGCGCTCACAGCACTCAGCAGAGTTGACAGAG GTACGCAAGTCCTTGGAGCAGATCCGAATCTTTACAGAGCACAAAGATGTTCTGGCTCAGGAGATACAAGATGAAAATGATCAGCTCAAAGACCAGCTCCGGCGTCTAATATCCCTTCAAG ATGCCCAGATAAGCGAGGTGGCTAAAATGCTCTACCAGCAGGGTCTCACAGAGTTGATTCACAGCAGCCCCAGTGAGCAGGTGGCCTACCTCCTGGTGGAGAGAGCCTCCTTACTCGAGACCAGCGAGGTCCCAGACCACCTGAAGGGTCACGGAGGCACAGAGGGGACCAAAGACCAAGCTGAGCAGCAgagcacaaatacacaccag gctgAAGCCAGGTGTTTGGCTAGCCAGACAAGCAGCGTGCAGAGGGAATGTTCCCGTCTGGAGCGCGACCTGGAGGAGGGCTCCCGCCGGTTGGCTATGGCCCATAATGAGATCAGGCGTTTGACAGATGAGCTGGAGTCTGCTCATTTGACCCTAAGAGCTTATG AGCCAGAGCTGCAGGCTGCACAGCAGGAGGTAGAGCAActcagacaggaagtagaaaacCTCAAAAAATATG AAATGGTGGAACTGCGAAAGACAAAAGAGCTGAACGATCGTTTGGACCTTGAAATCAGAGCCTTGAGGGGTAGAGTACGAACCCTGGATGCTGAGAAAAACACTCTGCAGCAGAAG tcACAAGCAGCAGAGCGGGCACCGCTTAAACACTCCTGCAGAAGTTTACAGGAGGAAGCTGATGCTCAGACAAGACGTCTTATGGAAAAGGAAGAAACT GTTATTTCTCTGCAGAGGGGTGTGGAGCAGCTTGAGTCAGCCCTGCAGGAGCATCAGCAGCAGGCTGAGCAGAAACTCCTCACTGTGCAGGCTCAGGCCATCCAAGCTAACAAGTTAGCTCAA TCACAGGCAACTGATTTGATTCAGAGCAATGAGATATGCAAAGATTTACAAAACAAGCTGAGCGCTCAGTCCAGATGCCTTTTGGAAAAGGAGTCAGAA ATACAAACCCTTAAGCAGCAGCTGGATGATTCACACAAAGAAATGGATAACATTATAGCTGCCATTtccacagaagaaaaacatcttcaggATAACAG GCTCATGAAGCAGGAAGTGGCTAATATACATCATGATGAAAACCCTCACACGAGACTGGAAGACTCCTTTTCAACAAAGGATAAAGGGCGACAGAGACTAATactgctgctgcaaaacaaggagaacacaaaacacaag GACTTTCCCGGATTTCAGGAGGCAGTGAAGACTCTGGTTGCCACTCAAGATGAGTGTGAGAGGCTCAGAAAGGAAATCTGTGAAACCCTTAAATGCCTTGACAAAGAGCGGAG GAAATACCACGAGatgaaggagaaacaaaagaCCAAACTGCTTCAAGCTAAACAGAAACTAGATGAAGAAACCGCATGGCGTGACGAAAGAATCAGTAATCTAGGGCGCGAGCTGTCTTTGTGTTCCCATTCATTGGCTAAG GAAAAAGAGCTCATCATAAATATAACTGTGGAAAATGACAAACTGCTTGTTGAGAGGAGAAGACTACTACAACAACTGAATGAGGAGGAACACAACAAGAAAGACTGTCACTTAAAAGCGTCTCTGTCCAAATGCAG GGTTGATTTTCTAGAGATGGAAAACAAGAAACTTGGAAACAAAATACTCCACATGTCCAATCAGCTCATCGCCCTGGAACGCAGCCTGCAAATCCTGAAGTCTCCTCGCCTAACGGAG GAGCTGAAGAAAAGATGTAACAGTATGCACGTTATAAAATCTCTCCATTTGGAAACATCACG TGTGATGACCCCTGAGCCATCTGAAGTTCAGGGCTTGTTTGAAAATACTCAGAGTAAGCAGCCAGACAGAACTTCCTCCCCTCGATGTGTCCTCTCTGGACCCCTGTCTCGATCGTCGGAAATGGGCTACCTGAATCTGACCTCCACTCAGAGCCTCTCAGAACACCTCATTCCCTCAGCCAGCCTCAGCAGTTCAGACAGTACGTGTTCCTAA
- the si:dkey-264d12.5 gene encoding plectin isoform X1, with the protein MDQPEEELQQISIWLSEEGITPVSPKEVQLCVLWRALQHTKCHLSGVTWDLDKQRSQHSAELTEVRKSLEQIRIFTEHKDVLAQEIQDENDQLKDQLRRLISLQDAQISEVAKMLYQQGLTELIHSSPSEQVAYLLVERASLLETSEVPDHLKGHGGTEGTKDQAEQQSTNTHQSSHKGAPHYHQNPWKRLFGLHKASQSKHTLIPAEARCLASQTSSVQRECSRLERDLEEGSRRLAMAHNEIRRLTDELESAHLTLRAYEPELQAAQQEVEQLRQEVENLKKYEMVELRKTKELNDRLDLEIRALRGRVRTLDAEKNTLQQKSQAAERAPLKHSCRSLQEEADAQTRRLMEKEETVISLQRGVEQLESALQEHQQQAEQKLLTVQAQAIQANKLAQSQATDLIQSNEICKDLQNKLSAQSRCLLEKESEIQTLKQQLDDSHKEMDNIIAAISTEEKHLQDNRLMKQEVANIHHDENPHTRLEDSFSTKDKGRQRLILLLQNKENTKHKDFPGFQEAVKTLVATQDECERLRKEICETLKCLDKERRKYHEMKEKQKTKLLQAKQKLDEETAWRDERISNLGRELSLCSHSLAKEKELIINITVENDKLLVERRRLLQQLNEEEHNKKDCHLKASLSKCRVDFLEMENKKLGNKILHMSNQLIALERSLQILKSPRLTEELKKRCNSMHVIKSLHLETSRVMTPEPSEVQGLFENTQSKQPDRTSSPRCVLSGPLSRSSEMGYLNLTSTQSLSEHLIPSASLSSSDSTCS; encoded by the exons ATGGATCAACCAGAG GAGGAGCTACAACAGATCTCCATATGGCTTAGTGAGGAGGGAATCACTCCTGTCTCCCCTAAGGAGGttcagctgtgtgtgctgtggcGTGCCCTCCAACACACAAAATGCCATCTGAGCGGTGTGACATGGGATCTGGACAAGCAGCGCTCACAGCACTCAGCAGAGTTGACAGAG GTACGCAAGTCCTTGGAGCAGATCCGAATCTTTACAGAGCACAAAGATGTTCTGGCTCAGGAGATACAAGATGAAAATGATCAGCTCAAAGACCAGCTCCGGCGTCTAATATCCCTTCAAG ATGCCCAGATAAGCGAGGTGGCTAAAATGCTCTACCAGCAGGGTCTCACAGAGTTGATTCACAGCAGCCCCAGTGAGCAGGTGGCCTACCTCCTGGTGGAGAGAGCCTCCTTACTCGAGACCAGCGAGGTCCCAGACCACCTGAAGGGTCACGGAGGCACAGAGGGGACCAAAGACCAAGCTGAGCAGCAgagcacaaatacacaccag TCTTCCCACAAGGGGGCACCACATTATCACCAGAACCCATGGAAGAGACTCTTTGGACTACACAAAGCATCCCAGAGCAAACATACTTTGATTCCA gctgAAGCCAGGTGTTTGGCTAGCCAGACAAGCAGCGTGCAGAGGGAATGTTCCCGTCTGGAGCGCGACCTGGAGGAGGGCTCCCGCCGGTTGGCTATGGCCCATAATGAGATCAGGCGTTTGACAGATGAGCTGGAGTCTGCTCATTTGACCCTAAGAGCTTATG AGCCAGAGCTGCAGGCTGCACAGCAGGAGGTAGAGCAActcagacaggaagtagaaaacCTCAAAAAATATG AAATGGTGGAACTGCGAAAGACAAAAGAGCTGAACGATCGTTTGGACCTTGAAATCAGAGCCTTGAGGGGTAGAGTACGAACCCTGGATGCTGAGAAAAACACTCTGCAGCAGAAG tcACAAGCAGCAGAGCGGGCACCGCTTAAACACTCCTGCAGAAGTTTACAGGAGGAAGCTGATGCTCAGACAAGACGTCTTATGGAAAAGGAAGAAACT GTTATTTCTCTGCAGAGGGGTGTGGAGCAGCTTGAGTCAGCCCTGCAGGAGCATCAGCAGCAGGCTGAGCAGAAACTCCTCACTGTGCAGGCTCAGGCCATCCAAGCTAACAAGTTAGCTCAA TCACAGGCAACTGATTTGATTCAGAGCAATGAGATATGCAAAGATTTACAAAACAAGCTGAGCGCTCAGTCCAGATGCCTTTTGGAAAAGGAGTCAGAA ATACAAACCCTTAAGCAGCAGCTGGATGATTCACACAAAGAAATGGATAACATTATAGCTGCCATTtccacagaagaaaaacatcttcaggATAACAG GCTCATGAAGCAGGAAGTGGCTAATATACATCATGATGAAAACCCTCACACGAGACTGGAAGACTCCTTTTCAACAAAGGATAAAGGGCGACAGAGACTAATactgctgctgcaaaacaaggagaacacaaaacacaag GACTTTCCCGGATTTCAGGAGGCAGTGAAGACTCTGGTTGCCACTCAAGATGAGTGTGAGAGGCTCAGAAAGGAAATCTGTGAAACCCTTAAATGCCTTGACAAAGAGCGGAG GAAATACCACGAGatgaaggagaaacaaaagaCCAAACTGCTTCAAGCTAAACAGAAACTAGATGAAGAAACCGCATGGCGTGACGAAAGAATCAGTAATCTAGGGCGCGAGCTGTCTTTGTGTTCCCATTCATTGGCTAAG GAAAAAGAGCTCATCATAAATATAACTGTGGAAAATGACAAACTGCTTGTTGAGAGGAGAAGACTACTACAACAACTGAATGAGGAGGAACACAACAAGAAAGACTGTCACTTAAAAGCGTCTCTGTCCAAATGCAG GGTTGATTTTCTAGAGATGGAAAACAAGAAACTTGGAAACAAAATACTCCACATGTCCAATCAGCTCATCGCCCTGGAACGCAGCCTGCAAATCCTGAAGTCTCCTCGCCTAACGGAG GAGCTGAAGAAAAGATGTAACAGTATGCACGTTATAAAATCTCTCCATTTGGAAACATCACG TGTGATGACCCCTGAGCCATCTGAAGTTCAGGGCTTGTTTGAAAATACTCAGAGTAAGCAGCCAGACAGAACTTCCTCCCCTCGATGTGTCCTCTCTGGACCCCTGTCTCGATCGTCGGAAATGGGCTACCTGAATCTGACCTCCACTCAGAGCCTCTCAGAACACCTCATTCCCTCAGCCAGCCTCAGCAGTTCAGACAGTACGTGTTCCTAA